One genomic window of Pseudomonadota bacterium includes the following:
- a CDS encoding O-acetyl-ADP-ribose deacetylase, with the protein MVDIRIKVGDITLEKVDAIVNAANASLLGGGGVDGAIHRAAGPELLAACQTLGGCPTGQAKITGGYRLPAKFVIHTVGPVWRGGERGEDSALASCYRECLRLAAEKELSSIAFPAISCGVYGYPASAAVAIAVSTVREFLQRHQAPLQVVFVCFKQDMAALYRRQLRALL; encoded by the coding sequence ATGGTCGATATCAGGATCAAGGTCGGCGATATCACCCTTGAAAAGGTTGACGCGATCGTCAACGCGGCCAATGCTTCCCTGCTTGGCGGGGGCGGGGTTGACGGAGCGATTCACCGGGCCGCCGGGCCGGAGTTGTTGGCCGCATGCCAAACCCTGGGTGGGTGTCCGACCGGCCAGGCTAAAATCACCGGGGGCTATCGTCTGCCGGCGAAATTTGTGATTCATACCGTGGGGCCGGTCTGGCGCGGAGGCGAGCGGGGCGAGGATTCGGCCCTGGCTTCCTGCTACCGGGAGTGTCTGCGCCTGGCGGCTGAAAAAGAGCTGAGTTCGATCGCGTTTCCGGCAATCAGCTGCGGGGTGTACGGTTATCCGGCTTCCGCCGCGGTCGCGATCGCGGTGTCGACGGTGCGCGAGTTCCTGCAGCGCCATCAAGCCCCATTGCAGGTGGTCTTTGTCTGTTTCAAACAGGATATGGCCGCCTTGTATCGCCGACAGCTGCGAGCGTTGCTGTGA